The following proteins come from a genomic window of Carassius gibelio isolate Cgi1373 ecotype wild population from Czech Republic chromosome B8, carGib1.2-hapl.c, whole genome shotgun sequence:
- the LOC127962990 gene encoding neuropeptide Y receptor type 1-like, whose translation MAMERSHLNNSSGSWLLEDPACPTSLSSTTFLIVAYSTMLAVGLVGNTCLVLVITRQKEMRNVTNIFIVNLSCSDILVCLVCLPVTIIYTLMDRWILGEALCKVTPFVQCMSVTVSIFSMVLIALERHQLIIHPTGWKPVVRHSYLAVAVIWIIACFISLPFLSFNILTNSPFHNLSLPFNPFSDHFICIEQWPSEGNRLTYTTTLLLCQYCLPLALILVCYFRIFLRLSRRKDMVERARGGRQKKTKGSKRVNAMLASIVAAFALCWLPLNVFNTIFDWNHEAIPVCQHDAIFSACHLTAMASTCVNPVIYGFLNNNFQKELKSLLSRCRCWGPPESYESFPLSTVSTGITKGSILSNGSASTYQPHKKHSLEQKETI comes from the coding sequence ATGGCAATGGAGCGGTCTCATCTGAACAACAGCTCCGGCtcttggttattggaggatcccGCCTGTCCAACCTCCCTCAGCAGCACCACTTTCCTCATCGTAGCATACAGCACCATGTTAGCAGTGGGCCTGGTGGGCAACACTTGCCTGGTTTTGGTCATTACACGACAAAAGGAGATGCGCAATGTGACTAACATCTTCATCGTCAATCTCTCATGCTCTGATATCCTTGTTTGCTTGGTGTGTTTACCAGTCACCATTATCTACACGCTTATGGATCGATGGATTTTGGGTGAGGCTTTGTGTAAGGTGACGCCGTTCGTTCAGTGTATGTCTGTAACAGTTTCAATTTTCTCCATGGTTCTCATAGCCTTGGAAAGGCACCAGCTCATCATCCATCCCACCGGTTGGAAACCAGTTGTCAGACACTCTTACCTGGCTGTCGCGGTTATCTGGATCATAGCATGTTTTATCTCCCTTCCATTCCTTTCGTTCAACATCCTCACAAACTCGCCCTTCCACAACCTCAGCCTTCCCTTCAATCCCTTCAGCGATCACTTTATATGCATTGAACAATGGCCATCTGAGGGGAATCGACTGACTTATACCACAACGCTGCTGCTGTGCCAATACTGCTTACCATTGGCGCTCATTCTCGTCTGTTATTTTCGCATATTTTTGCGTCTGAGTCGCCGTAAAGACATGGTCGAAAGGGCTCGAGGTGGGCGGCAGAAGAAGACCAAAGGCTCAAAGCGAGTTAACGCCATGCTAGCCTCGATTGTAGCCGCGTTTGCCCTCTGTTGGCTGCCACTGAATGTTTTCAACACGATTTTTGACTGGAACCACGAAGCAATTCCAGTCTGTCAGCATGACGCCATTTTCTCAGCTTGTCACCTCACTGCCATGGCGTCGACCTGTGTGAACCCAGTGATCTATGGGTTCCTAAACAATAACTTCCAGAAGGAGCTGAAATCGTTGCTTTCCAGGTGCCGCTGCTGGGGGCCACCCGAGAGTTATGAAAGTTTTCCTTTGTCCACTGTCAGTACAGGCATTACTAAGGGGTCTATCCTGAGCAATGGCTCTGCTAGCACCTATCAACCACACAAGAAACACAGTTTGGAACAGAAAGAGACCATTTAA